A window from Canis aureus isolate CA01 chromosome 23, VMU_Caureus_v.1.0, whole genome shotgun sequence encodes these proteins:
- the LOC144294800 gene encoding hemoglobin subunit beta-like, with protein MVHLTAEEKSLVSGLWGKVNVDEVGGEALGRLLIVYPWTQRFFDSFGDLSTPDAVMSNAKVKAHGKKVLNSFSDGLKNLDNLKGTFAKLSELHCDKLHVDPENFKLLGNVLVCVLARHFGREFTPLAQAAYQKVVAGVANALAHKYH; from the exons ATGGTGCATCTGACTGCTGAAGAGAAGAGTCTTGTCTCCGGCCTGTGGGGCAAGGTGAATGTGGACGAAGTTGGCGGTGAGGCCCTGGGCAG GCTGCTGATTGTCTACCCCTGGACTCAGAGGTTCTTTGACTCCTTTGGGGACCTGTCCACTCCTGATGCTGTTATGAGCAATGCTAAAGTGAAGGCCCATGGCAAGAAGGTGCTGAACTCCTTTAGTGATGGCCTGAAAAACCTGGACAACCTCAAGGGCACCTTTGCTAAGCTCAGTGAGCTTCACTGTGACAAGCTGCACGTGGATCCCGAGAACTTCAAG CTGCTGGGCAACGTGTTGGTGTGTGTGCTGGCCCGCCACTTTGGCAGGGAATTCACCCCATTGGCTCAGGCTGCCTACCAGAAGGTGGTGGCTGGTGTGGCCAATGCCCTGGCCCACAAATACCACTGa